Genomic DNA from Stigmatopora argus isolate UIUO_Sarg chromosome 13, RoL_Sarg_1.0, whole genome shotgun sequence:
gAGCACCAGATGGGGAACAccccaaattggtggccagccaattgcaaggcacaagtagacagacagacaaccaaataCAGTGACACTCTtttctaggggcaatttagagtctttaatgtgttccatgcatgttttggggaggaaaccagagtaccttgagaaaacccacgcaagcctggtgagaacatgcaaactcctcacaggaaggtctggactcccctgggatcaaaccctcgatctcagaactgtgaggctaatgtgataaccactcatCTACCCGGCTGCCATTCTGAACATTCAAATAGCTCCAAAGTGAGACGAGGTGTAAACATGGCGTTGTTTAATTTGACGGTGCATTAGAGATTTATGTGGGAGTTTTCTTCTTCGTTAGTGGATCAAGTGTGAATTTAACTGGATGGAACGACCTCCAAGTTTTGGAGGAAAACAAAGTTAAGAGGTTTAGTCATAGGACTTCAATCAAATGACTAGGATGTATATTGTCGGatactttatatttatttataaatgcacATGAGACAAACATGACTCTTCTATTGAAATGTATGTGGAATTGTTGTGATTTGGCACAGGAtatccaagatttttttttactcaatccATCCACTTTTGCGTAAATCGAACCCCAGCCACCAGAATGGCAGAGGGGCACTCATACCACTACCCCATCACCGGGTAACCTAGTTATAGGAAGGACAGGTAAGTTTCCAGCAGGTGCGAATCTGCTCAATCAGGCAGATGAAGCCGTTTCAGCTGCTTTTTAAACAGTTCCAATTCCAGCATTGTAGACAAAacattatttgaaatatatttaattcatttattaatttctctggggactccggtttcctcccacattccaaaaacatgcgtggtaggctgattggacactctaaattgcccctaggtatgggtgtgagtgtgcatggttgtcctttgtctcccctgcctctggcctggaatcagttgggataggcttcagcatccCCGCGACACTAGGTGAGATGAGAGACAAAAAGTTTGacaaatgtcatattttttccccagaaaacatttgccaaaacaggaagtgacctaaaatggaTTAGGCGTCTAgcgctatcaatggcagccaataagttaaacaAAGTCAGTTCCACCATTTCTGTGAAACTCAGCAACTTAGAGATAGAATAATGATATATGAGTGTGATTTCTACAAAGACGGGGGCATgatattcatctcatctcattttctgaaccgctttatcctcactagggtcacgggaggtgctggagcctcagcCCCCAGCTGACGTTgagcacgaggcgggggacaccctgaagtggGGGCctcccaatcacagggcatgaggagataaacaaccattcacgctcacactcataactaggggcaatatagagtgtccaatcagcctaccatgcatggctttggaatgtgggaggtaaccagagttcctggagaaaacccacgcaggcccggggagaacatgcaaactccatacaggtggaccgacctggattagaacccaggtcccccactgtgaggccgacacgcaaaAAACTCTGCCGCCATGCTGCCCAAGGATATTCATTTTTACAAGAAACATGCTACGTGTAGAAAGCCTTTCTCGCTAGTCGTTAGCTGATTGCCAGCACCTGCGACAACCAATTAGTCTTAGTATAAAAAGCCTTCACAAGCAGTATCAGTCACTGCAGCAGTTCTTCAGCCTTGCTGTGTGTGAGCCTTGTAGCATCTGACTTCAGACATGGGTAAGTTTGCCTCCTGGAATTGTGTTTAAAGACTTTATATAGAAAGCAATAACTTATTTCATTTCGTCTAGCATCGGCAGCAAAGAAAGTGTTCATCGTGTATGCCCACCAGAGTCCGGGCTCTTTCAATTCTGCTGCCAAGGATGTCGCTGTGGAAGTTTTGACTGCTCAAGGCCACACTGTCAAAGTGTCTGACCTATATGCCATGAAGTTTAAAGCGAGTACTACAGCTGAGGACATCATTGGTGAGGGTAAACACTTAAATTCAacgcaatttttatttttgccccctcctttaattcattggctgttaATGCAGTGGCTGCCATAAATTGAGTGTGAACCATATTTCTTTTTACCTTGTGTTGACATTGACCACACAGGAACTTTAGTAtattaaataacaaattaaGCATCTGCATTGGCCCACTTATGAAGCACTTGTGACAAGGCTTCAAGCCAGCTTTATTAGATATTGAGGAGATGAGCTGTTTTCGAATAAAACTTGAATGGATACTGGTGAAATGGAAACCTGATAGATATGCCCCCTTAAGAATGTCAGTCTCTATTGAAGAGTTATGTTTTTCCACCAAAGGGAAATTTGGCTGCCCTCAAGTCTTGAATACACATACATTTTAAACTATTGAGAGGCTCAAAGGAGCATTTGGGCAGTCTTAAGCTCAGCAATGTCAATGTGTcatttgctaatcaatgagctGTCATTTAATCATGGCACCCCATGTTTTGTTGCTATCTAGGAGGGCTAACTGTGATTGTATAATATCTTACCAGTTCTGGTGAATTGATGTtgagttgtcaatggcagccaaattgaTTAAATTTTTATGGATTTATACTTTTAATGAGCTCAaagaaacaaactaaaaaaattggTGACAAAAGGTTGAGCTTTACTTTTAAGTGCTCCCATGGATGTCCAGGCAAATCATATCAGCCCCTTCTATCAAGTTTTGAATATTTAGGCCTCCCTGGTGGcaatagttggctggaatatgTTCCAAAACCTCCCATATGACCCTGGTgcaggaaaatgaatggatatctAGTTGgtgctgaaacatgatcattaaaTCAGGCTATCTTAGACCTGTCATGGTTTCTGGACATCATGTTGGACTCCCATTTTGCTCCTAATGTCATCTCCAACTGGTCTTCAGGTGAAGTCAAGCAGACTGAGCCATTCAGTTATCCTAAGGAGACCAAAACTGCGTGGGAGAATGGAAAACTGTCTGCTGACATCACTGAGGAGCAATGTAAACTTTCAGAAGCTGATCTCATCATCTTCCAAGTAGGCATTTAACCGATTTACTGGCTATCAATTGTCTTTGGTATATGGACTTTCAAAACCATTTTATGTTTTCAGTTCCCCATGTACTGGTTCGGTCTGCCTGCCATCCTGAAGGGTTGGATCGACCGTGTGCTTACTCCTGGCTATGCTCACTCCAAAGAGAAGCGCTTCAGTCAGGGTGTCTTTAAGGTGAGGGCCTAACTCTTTCGAGGGATGACTATTTTGtggaattttaatttaaaaaaaagttcaactgGAAACCTAATGCTTGTCAGTTATCTCGGAGATAATTTACTGTTTCATTCAAACATTTCTTAagaaaatattcagtttatgATTTGCTCACGGCAAATCATATCAGCTATTGTAGTGAAAGTCTACTTGGTTTTCTTCAGTTTTAATCCAATGTGGTTGAAGGGGCAAATTGCTTTGCTAACAGTCCTGTTTCTATCAATAGGACAAAAAGGCTGTTCTGTCATTCACCACTGGCTCTCAGGAATCAATGTTCAGTGCTAATGGTATCAATGGAGACATGAATGTAACACTTTGGCCAATTCAGGTATACTTGCTATTGCCAATTTTGCCTCGTGAGCAGCAATTCTAATTTTCTCCATTTGAACAGAACGGCATCCTGCACTATTGTGGCTTTCAAGTTTTGCCGCCACAAATTTTCTGGGCTCCAGCTCGTCTGCCCCAGGAGGGCAGTGCTGCCATGTTGCAGGCCTGGCGTGGTCGCCTAGATGCTCTTATGGTTGAAGCCCCCCTGTGTTTCACACCCATGGACTGCTTTGATAGTGAGAAGGGCTTCCAGCTCAAGAAAGAGGTCCAGGAGAAGCAGGCTGACAAGAAAGTTGGGCTCACAGTGGGAATTCACATGGGAATGCCGGTTCCACCAAACAATCAGATGATGGCTGGTGTCTGATATTTGGAAGctgtaaataaaaaagccttgaaACTTCACTATGAGTTGGACTGATTTATGTAAAGTCTTTCACTGCTACGTGGATATTCAATCTGTTTGAAGAGTTAACTCATTTGCTCCCAGCTTAATGGGTTCAACTTCTGTTTCTATCAATTGATGCAAATCCCTCTCTGTGGCAGGTTTAAGAACTTTTGGGGTAGAAATTCTCATGTAATCTTGGTCTTGGCTTGGAACTCCTAAGTTGATCCCTTGAATACAATGGACCTAGGTGACAAAGGCATAACTAGTTTAAAACTTGTCAGTTGAATTTGTTCATGGTTCAATGCCCCCCTCCCACAGTCAGGATAAATGGCTGCCCATTACTTGGATTGATTAGAATGTCCCTGCACAATATCTTTATTTCTAATGTAATTGTGGCTTTAAATGAAATACTCCAATACCTAATACAAAAACAGTGATTCAATTGGGAGGTCAAGGTGAATGTTTGCTCAACTCAATGACTGCAATTGATGACAGATGTTCAGTCAAAATTTGACTGGGGGTTCTAATGCAAAGGATAAAATGTCAAGGCCAATGTAGGGAAAGTAATGAGCAAATGTATTGACTTGTGGCAAAAGTTATAAGACTATCAAATCAATTTTGGTAGAACTACAAGATCAATTGTGGCATTTTATGTTTTAGAAATCTTTCTAAATAGTAGCAATCCACCTTGACTAGCCAAGCCATTGCATGGAATGGTACTTGTCTGCTTTCAATAACTTTTGGTGTAGAAATTATCATGTAATCTTGGCTTGGAACTCATAGGTTTATCCTTTGATGACAATGGATCTAGTTGACAAAAGCATAACCAGTTTAAAACTTGTCAGTCTAATTTGTTCATGGTTCAATGCCCCCCTCCCACAGTCAAGTTAAATGGCTGCCCATTACTTGGAATGATTAGAATGTTGCTGCACAATTTATCTTATCTTAAATGAAATGCTTCCATACCTAATACAATCAAAGTGATTCAATTGGGAGGTCAAGGTGAATGTTTACTCAATTCAATGACTGCAATTGATGACAGATGTTCAGTCCAAATTTGACTTGGGGTTCTAATGCAAAAGCTGAAATGTCAAGGCCAATGTAGTCTAAGTAATGAGCTAATGTATTGACTTGTTGAAAATGTGATATGACTCAAATTAATCAGTTTTGGTAGAACTACAAGGTCAATTGTGGCATTTTTATGTTTAAGAAATCTTCCTAAATAGTAGCAATCCATCTTGACTAGCCAAGCCATTGCATTGAATGGCACTTGTCTGCTTTCGAAATATTGACAGATTTTTGTGGAAACGAAGTGTTGACTTTGACGGCTTCCCCATCTTACCCCCTTGGAACCCACACATAAAAGTTGCACCATAATCTGAAGCAGACCTGCCGTGGGATAGATGGCACATGTGAAGGATTGGACTTCCAGATGTGTGCCAGTTTGTGTTGGTGTTTGATGCGCTTGTCTCTTTCCATTGTGAGCGATAAACCACGGCAGAAGAGATGCAACGTTCGCCACGGACCTGGTGGTTCTTGTATTGAACATTTCCAAGAAAAGAAACACAAACATGTAACATTAATGACATCGCtaacattgacagcaatagaggtcaaatccatttagactgggattGCTCAGGTGATGATTAATAGGTGCAGTTATAGACTATTGAATTTCAAGGCATGATATATGCAATTAAACAAATTTCATACATTTCCCcaactacttatcctcacaaggttcacaaggggtgctggagccaatcccagtcaATTGTGAGCACCAGATGGGGAACACcgtaaattggtggccagccaatcgcaaggcacaagtaGACAGAGACAACCAATTACAGTGACACTCTTttccaggggcaatttagagtctttaatgtgttccatgcatgttttggggagaaTACCAGAGTaccttgagaaaacccacgcaagcccggtgaGAAGATGCCAAACTCatcacaggaaggtccggactcccctgggatcaaaccctcgatctcagaactgtgaggctaatgtgataaccactcatCAAACCGGCCGCCACTGTGAAAATTCAAATAGCCCCAAAGTGAGACGAGGTGTAAACATGGCGTTGTTTAATTTGACGGTGCATTACAGATTTATGTGTGAGTTTTCTTCTTCATTGGTGGATTAGGTGTGAATTCAACTGGATGGCACGATCTCCAACTTTTGGAGGAAAGCAAAGTTAAGAGGTTGATAATAGGAGTTCAATCAAATGACTAGGATGTATATTGTCGGgtactttatatttatttataaatgcacATGAGACAAAGATGATTCTTTTATCGAAAGATATTGAATTGCCCGTTGTAATTTGGCACaggatttaaaatattttttctgactCAATCCATCCACTTACGCATAAATCAAACCCCAGCAACCACAATTGGCAGTGGGGCACTCATACCACTACCCCATCACCGGGTAACCTA
This window encodes:
- the LOC144086899 gene encoding NAD(P)H dehydrogenase [quinone] 1-like isoform X2: MASAAKKVFIVYAHQSPGSFNSAAKDVAVEVLTAQGHTVKVSDLYAMKFKASTTAEDIIGEVKQTEPFSYPKETKTAWENGKLSADITEEQCKLSEADLIIFQFPMYWFGLPAILKGWIDRVLTPGYAHSKEKRFSQGVFKDKKAVLSFTTGSQESMFSANGINGDMNVTLWPIQNGILHYCGFQVLPPQIFWAPARLPQEGSAAMLQAWRGRLDALMVEAPLCFTPMDCFDSEKGFQLKKEVQEKQADKKVGLTVGIHMGMPVPPNNQMMAGV
- the LOC144086899 gene encoding NAD(P)H dehydrogenase [quinone] 1-like isoform X1, with product MASAAKKVFIVYAHQSPGSFNSAAKDVAVEVLTAQGHTVKVSDLYAMKFKASTTAEDIIGEGEVKQTEPFSYPKETKTAWENGKLSADITEEQCKLSEADLIIFQFPMYWFGLPAILKGWIDRVLTPGYAHSKEKRFSQGVFKDKKAVLSFTTGSQESMFSANGINGDMNVTLWPIQNGILHYCGFQVLPPQIFWAPARLPQEGSAAMLQAWRGRLDALMVEAPLCFTPMDCFDSEKGFQLKKEVQEKQADKKVGLTVGIHMGMPVPPNNQMMAGV